In the genome of Vespa crabro chromosome 17, iyVesCrab1.2, whole genome shotgun sequence, one region contains:
- the LOC124430023 gene encoding MIEF1 upstream open reading frame protein codes for MRIAILKLYKDLLRYGEQLRFTDKKYYRQKIREEFKQNKYLTEVADIDFQLKKGLTLLKNQRVV; via the exons ATGAGAATTGCAATTTTAAAActttataaagatttattacgTTATGGTGAGCAGTTAAGATTtacagataaaaaatattatcgacaaaAAATACGAGAAGAATTTAAACAGAATAAATATCTAACCGAGGTGGCAGACATTGACTTTCAATTGAAG AAAGGATTGACTTTACTGAAAAATCAAAGAGTGGTGTAA
- the LOC124430021 gene encoding mitochondrial translation release factor in rescue, translating into MIKMNIHATNTVFSYVQSILSKRLLSYGVFQWVDKKMPLFNIPNYCNKDMKMKFRQTQRISNYNQVRLKSFKRYLDYSKVPTLDENELEERFVRGSGPGGQATNKTNNAVTLKHKPTGIVVKCHETRSLWINQKRARDIMITKLDNLLNGDQSIENQERVLKEKMSIKKRQRQKKLSDLKKSFKEREGLV; encoded by the coding sequence atgaTCAAGATGAATATACACGCTACTAATACCGTATTTTCATACGTACAATCTATTCTGAGTAAACGTTTATTGTCTTATGGTGTATTTCAATGGGTCGATAAAAAGATGCCTCTCTTTAATATAcctaattattgtaataaggatatgaaaatgaaatttcgtcAAACGCAACGTATAAGTAACTACAATCAAGTACGTCTGAAATCCTTTAAACGTTATTTGGATTATTCGAAAGTACCGACTCTCGACGAGAATGAACTTGAGGAAAGATTTGTAAGAGGAAGCGGCCCAGGTGGTCAAGCAACTAATAAAACGAACAATGCCGTGACTTTGAAACATAAACCAACGGGGATCGTTGTAAAATGCCATGAAACAAGAAGTTTATGGATTAATCAGAAACGTGCACGAGATATAATGATAACCAAATTAGACAATTTATTAAATGGCGATCAATCAATCGAGAATCAAGAACGCGTGCTCAAAGAAAAGATGTCAATAAAGAAACGACAAAGGCAGAAGAAATTATCCGATTTAAAGAAATCGTTTAAAGAACGCGAAGGACTTGTATGA